A genomic window from Paraburkholderia phytofirmans OLGA172 includes:
- a CDS encoding LysR family transcriptional regulator, with translation MDKWMEVQLFLQTAELGSVSKAAETLGMSSSAGSRHLVNLEQRLGARLVERNTRRLFLTEVGEEFYRRCLNISSEMEEAESLVSSALLSPVGTLRVTASVSFCAQIIAPLLPEFTRRHPNISVSITAANRYFDIIENGIDVAIRTREHDADSGIVTRRLAETRRILAASPEYLDRHGTPKTLDELSGHHFLIYTLANNPYELAFTKASTCRSIKIEGLLDSNEGQVIRQAGLNGLGILIQPTYIIHDDVIAGRLVPILDDWDLPRLKITLAYQNRQYLSLKVRAFIDFLADHFRNEEYERRWTQTWSHSGSVAVRREGKANTIC, from the coding sequence GTGGACAAATGGATGGAGGTGCAACTGTTCCTGCAAACGGCCGAGCTCGGCAGCGTTTCCAAGGCAGCAGAAACACTTGGGATGTCGTCGTCGGCCGGAAGCCGGCATCTGGTAAACCTTGAGCAGCGGCTTGGCGCACGCCTGGTCGAGCGAAACACCCGGCGCCTCTTCCTTACTGAAGTAGGTGAAGAGTTCTATCGGAGATGCCTCAACATTTCCTCTGAAATGGAGGAGGCAGAGTCGCTGGTGAGTTCCGCGTTGCTTAGCCCTGTTGGCACGTTGCGGGTGACGGCGTCGGTTTCGTTTTGTGCGCAGATCATCGCCCCGCTGCTGCCCGAATTTACCAGGAGGCACCCGAATATTTCGGTGTCGATCACTGCGGCGAATCGGTACTTTGACATCATTGAGAACGGGATTGACGTCGCCATCCGAACGCGTGAGCACGACGCAGATTCCGGGATTGTTACGCGGCGGCTTGCGGAGACGCGGCGTATCCTCGCTGCCTCACCAGAGTATTTGGACCGGCATGGAACGCCAAAAACGCTCGATGAACTATCCGGGCACCACTTCCTGATATATACGTTGGCAAACAATCCGTATGAACTCGCTTTTACGAAGGCGTCTACATGCCGCTCCATAAAAATCGAAGGGTTGCTGGATTCAAATGAAGGTCAAGTCATCCGCCAAGCCGGGCTTAACGGCTTGGGAATTCTCATTCAGCCGACCTACATCATTCATGACGACGTGATCGCCGGCAGACTCGTGCCCATCCTGGATGACTGGGATCTTCCAAGGCTCAAGATTACTCTCGCGTATCAGAACCGTCAGTACCTGTCCTTAAAGGTACGGGCATTCATCGACTTTCTCGCTGACCACTTCAGGAATGAAGAGTATGAACGGCGCTGGACGCAGACGTGGTCGCATTCCGGTTCTGTCGCGGTAAGGCGAGAGGGGAAAGCAAACACGATATGCTGA
- a CDS encoding intradiol ring-cleavage dioxygenase, with protein MQNVDEDTITQIVLARHANAADGRLRQIMTNLVQHLHSFARDVELTEEEWFKGIQFLADVGHITDDKRQEFILLSDTLGLSMLVTALNNRKPKGCTESTVFGPFFVEDAPEYKNGDNVANGAKGESCFVSGKVTGLDGKAVADARIEVWQADSDGFYDVQYEGLAGSQGRGMLRSQADGTFHFRSITAESYPIPHDGPVGRMLQALGRHPWRPAHLHFMIEAPGYERLITHVFRSGDEYLNSDAVFGVRSSLIVDWDHHEAGQAPDGSESATPFSSLDFTFVLNRLNANAAAGAATSKVVSATA; from the coding sequence ATGCAGAACGTTGATGAGGACACGATCACCCAGATTGTGCTGGCACGACATGCCAACGCCGCTGACGGTCGTCTCCGGCAGATCATGACAAACTTGGTGCAGCATCTGCACAGCTTTGCGCGCGACGTCGAACTGACTGAAGAGGAGTGGTTCAAGGGAATTCAGTTCCTGGCCGACGTCGGCCACATCACCGACGACAAGCGCCAGGAGTTCATTCTCTTGTCGGATACGCTCGGTCTCTCGATGCTCGTGACAGCGCTGAACAACCGGAAGCCGAAAGGCTGTACCGAGTCCACCGTGTTCGGTCCATTCTTTGTCGAAGATGCACCAGAGTATAAAAATGGCGACAACGTCGCTAACGGCGCGAAAGGCGAGTCGTGTTTCGTAAGCGGAAAAGTGACAGGACTCGACGGAAAGGCGGTTGCTGATGCGCGTATCGAAGTGTGGCAAGCCGATTCAGACGGCTTCTACGACGTGCAGTATGAGGGCCTAGCCGGCAGTCAAGGTCGCGGAATGCTGCGCAGCCAGGCAGACGGGACTTTCCATTTCAGGTCCATCACAGCGGAATCCTATCCTATCCCGCACGACGGACCGGTCGGGCGCATGTTGCAGGCTCTCGGTCGGCATCCTTGGCGTCCTGCGCACCTGCATTTCATGATCGAGGCGCCAGGCTATGAGCGCCTTATCACGCACGTCTTTCGCTCCGGCGATGAATACCTGAATTCCGACGCGGTATTTGGCGTCCGGTCGTCATTGATTGTCGACTGGGACCATCACGAGGCAGGTCAGGCACCTGATGGCAGCGAAAGTGCGACGCCGTTCAGCTCGCTCGACTTTACTTTCGTGCTTAACCGACTGAATGCAAACGCGGCCGCTGGCGCCGCTACGTCCAAAGTCGTGTCTGCAACTGCCTGA
- a CDS encoding FAD-dependent monooxygenase — MKIAIAGGSISGLAAALTLNCTGHDVLVYERSAHALRGQGGGVVVLRRMLRFLENHGHYCRDMISVPTHRRRWIDVSGSVTHDEPEMLPFSSWDAVYRSLCSTLPAERIRYGREVAGFDQDEHGVDLHFDDGQTERADVLIAADGTGSRLRSLLFPDYHASFAGYIAWRGIVDEATFNPADISTLVENMTLHRQPGELFMAFLIPALDGSLAPGKRRFNWLWYRNEPDAEELQRHLTDYAGRKHHTSVSAGQLAAASLADLTSLASRRLPTVLAQLVLATKAPFVQAIFDALSPAFVEGRVALVGDAACTLRPHTGSGTSKAADDAVSLAEFLPANSGDVGQHLADWAAARSIAVAPLLQKGPQLAAGFGLGSPLPG, encoded by the coding sequence ATGAAGATTGCAATCGCAGGCGGTTCGATTTCAGGGCTTGCCGCAGCCCTCACGCTGAATTGCACCGGACATGACGTGCTCGTCTACGAGCGCTCTGCGCATGCGTTACGTGGTCAGGGCGGCGGTGTGGTGGTGTTGCGGCGCATGCTGCGCTTCCTCGAGAATCACGGTCACTACTGTCGCGACATGATCAGCGTGCCAACACATCGCCGGCGTTGGATCGATGTCAGCGGTTCCGTCACCCACGACGAACCCGAGATGTTGCCCTTCTCGTCGTGGGACGCGGTCTATCGCTCCCTGTGCAGCACGCTGCCGGCAGAGCGGATTCGCTACGGGCGCGAAGTTGCAGGCTTTGACCAGGACGAGCACGGTGTCGACCTCCATTTCGACGATGGACAGACAGAGCGTGCGGACGTCCTGATCGCTGCTGACGGAACCGGCTCGCGCCTGCGCTCCCTGCTCTTTCCCGACTACCACGCGTCGTTCGCAGGCTATATCGCATGGCGTGGCATTGTCGATGAAGCCACCTTTAACCCCGCCGATATCTCGACGCTGGTAGAAAACATGACGTTGCACCGGCAGCCCGGCGAGCTCTTCATGGCATTCCTGATTCCTGCTCTCGACGGCTCGCTGGCGCCGGGCAAGCGGCGCTTCAACTGGCTCTGGTATCGCAACGAACCTGACGCCGAGGAACTGCAACGGCATTTGACCGACTACGCCGGGCGCAAGCATCACACATCAGTCAGTGCAGGACAGCTCGCGGCGGCATCGCTGGCCGACCTCACCAGTCTCGCGTCCCGACGTTTGCCCACCGTTTTGGCCCAACTCGTGCTCGCAACGAAAGCGCCGTTCGTACAAGCCATTTTCGATGCGCTAAGCCCCGCTTTTGTCGAGGGCCGGGTAGCGCTGGTCGGCGACGCAGCCTGCACGCTTCGACCGCACACAGGCTCAGGCACGTCCAAAGCAGCTGACGACGCAGTGTCCCTTGCCGAGTTCCTGCCCGCAAACAGCGGCGATGTCGGTCAACACCTCGCTGACTGGGCCGCGGCCCGGAGCATCGCGGTCGCGCCCCTGCTTCAGAAAGGTCCACAGCTCGCGGCCGGATTCGGGCTTGGCAGCCCACTTCCCGGATGA
- a CDS encoding DUF3331 domain-containing protein: MHDPWLETIRLLQANSIASPEDQNSVSNLPPSATARGRTSAAAHGPRCPVTISISERPTNDTAILEWRAPTSCCCGGQIWRSCVARRSGECALSGKPILSGDEI; the protein is encoded by the coding sequence ATGCACGATCCATGGTTAGAAACAATTCGACTGCTGCAGGCGAATTCGATCGCGAGCCCAGAGGATCAAAATTCAGTGTCAAACCTGCCGCCGTCGGCGACTGCTCGCGGGCGGACATCCGCTGCTGCTCATGGCCCCCGCTGTCCTGTGACGATCAGCATTTCCGAGCGCCCCACAAATGACACCGCAATACTTGAATGGCGAGCCCCAACTTCCTGCTGCTGCGGAGGACAAATATGGCGTTCGTGCGTTGCGCGACGAAGCGGTGAATGCGCGCTAAGTGGCAAGCCAATTCTCAGCGGGGATGAGATATAA
- a CDS encoding IS5 family transposase (programmed frameshift), translating to MTQLGLGLDLSTKRTRKREFLDEMRRVVPWLKLIALIEPHYPTGKTGRPPFPIATMLQIHFMQQWFGLSDPAMEEALYDVPLYREFAGLDGGMVRLPDESTILRFRHLLETHGLAVQMLALVNEILTEKGLMLKAGSAVDATLIAAPSSTKNGSGTRDPEMQSTQKGGNWYFGMKMHIGVDADSGLVHTVIGTAANVHDITVAQTLLHGEETDVYADAGYQGIEKRCEPEAVRWHVAMRPAKRRKLDLSDSLDAIYDQIERLKAGIRAKVEHPFRILKRQFGYMKTRYRGLPKNIAQITTLFALGNLWMARRALRKA from the exons ATGACGCAACTTGGTCTTGGTCTGGATCTGTCAACGAAGCGCACGCGCAAGCGGGAATTTCTCGATGAGATGCGACGCGTTGTGCCCTGGTTGAAGCTGATTGCGCTGATCGAGCCGCACTATCCCACGGGCAAAACCGGTCGGCCGCCGTTCCCGATTGCGACGATGCTGCAGATTCATTTCATGCAGCAATGGTTCGGTCTGTCAGACCCTGCCATGGAAGAGGCACTCTATGACGTGCCGCTGTATCGCGAGTTCGCGGGTCTCGACGGCGGGATGGTCCGCTTGCCGGATGAAAGCACGATTCTCCGGTTCCGCCATCTGCTGGAAACGCACGGTCTGGCGGTGCAAATGCTGGCGCTGGTCAATGAAATCCTGACGGAGAAAGGCCTGATGCTTAAGGCTGGGTCGGCAGTCGACGCCACCCTGATCGCCGCGCCCAGTTCGACAAAGAATGGCTCCGGCACGCGCGATCCTGAAATGCAATCAACGCAGAAAGGTGGCAACTGGTACTTCGGGATGAAAATGCATATCGGCGTGGACGCCGATTCGGGCCTGGTCCATACGGTCATTGGAACGGCGGCC AATGTTCACGACATTACCGTAGCCCAGACGTTGCTGCATGGTGAAGAAACGGATGTGTACGCGGACGCCGGATATCAGGGTATCGAAAAGCGTTGTGAGCCTGAGGCGGTGCGTTGGCATGTTGCAATGCGACCGGCAAAGCGCAGGAAACTGGATCTGAGTGATTCGTTGGACGCGATATACGATCAGATCGAACGCCTGAAGGCGGGTATTCGGGCCAAGGTCGAACACCCGTTTCGCATCCTCAAGCGGCAGTTCGGTTACATGAAGACGCGCTATCGTGGTTTGCCGAAGAACATCGCCCAGATCACCACGCTGTTTGCTTTGGGCAATTTATGGATGGCTCGCAGAGCTTTGCGCAAAGCTTGA
- a CDS encoding Dps family protein — protein sequence MNDLTNVAERRKAPLNTPSALSEEATRDISAELNALLADTMALYMKTKNFHWHMSGPYFRDYHLLLDEQSDQIFATTDPIAERVRKIGGTTIRSMGHSVKLQRILDNDADFVTPPDMLAELREDNMSLARYMKGTHALCDEYGDVATASLLEQWIDEAERRTWFLFESGRTG from the coding sequence ATGAACGATCTCACGAACGTTGCCGAACGAAGAAAGGCACCGCTGAACACGCCCAGTGCCCTCTCCGAAGAGGCGACACGCGACATCTCCGCCGAACTCAATGCCCTGCTCGCGGACACGATGGCGTTATACATGAAAACCAAGAATTTCCACTGGCACATGTCCGGTCCTTACTTCCGCGACTATCACCTGCTGCTCGATGAGCAGTCGGACCAGATTTTCGCTACTACGGACCCAATCGCCGAACGTGTGCGCAAGATCGGCGGCACGACTATCCGCTCCATGGGTCATAGCGTGAAACTGCAGCGCATCCTCGATAACGACGCCGATTTCGTCACGCCGCCTGATATGCTCGCTGAACTACGCGAGGACAACATGTCGCTAGCACGGTACATGAAAGGCACGCATGCACTGTGTGACGAGTATGGCGACGTGGCGACTGCGAGTTTGCTGGAGCAATGGATCGACGAGGCCGAACGCCGCACGTGGTTTCTCTTCGAATCCGGGCGCACGGGTTAG
- the ltrA gene encoding group II intron reverse transcriptase/maturase, with translation MTVQQPGTGASSDRARHWHGINWAGCHREVRRLQARIVKAIQDGKHGRVKALQWLLTHSFSGKALAVRRVTENQGRRTPGVDGVTWSTPKSKINAVSSLKRRGYRPRPLRRIYIPKANGTKMRPLGIPCMVDRAQQALYLLALEPVAETTADPNSYGFRSARSTADAIEQCFRALAQADSATWILEADIRSCFDEISHDWLVAHIPTDKAILRRWLEAGYLLNRVFHSTQAGTPQGGIISPTLMNMTLDGLEKMLRAKYRKGSNNPSKVNIVRYADDFIITGATREVLADDVRPTVELFLAERGLSLSSEKTRITHIDEGFDFLGMNVRKYSGKLLIKPARASVQRFLRKLRETVKNSATVRHDQLIRELNPLLRGWANYYRHVVAKHTFGRVSHEIWRCLWRWAKRRHPNKSSRWVRQKYFRIVGLQHWVFGTETGNTLSTGKPELLTLYDIAGTPIRRHRKIKAAANPFDLQWEGYFEERLRFAMLDSLKGRVQLIRLWLDQARSCPVCQQMITKTSGWSLCHVVRKIDGGKDTTGNLTMLHPECHRVARALGLSVVKPAHAHGL, from the coding sequence ATGACTGTGCAGCAACCGGGCACGGGTGCGTCCTCCGATCGCGCGAGACACTGGCACGGCATTAACTGGGCCGGGTGCCATCGTGAGGTTCGAAGGCTGCAGGCAAGAATAGTGAAGGCAATACAGGATGGCAAACACGGCAGGGTGAAAGCCCTGCAGTGGTTGCTGACCCATTCGTTCAGCGGCAAGGCGCTCGCCGTCAGACGGGTGACTGAGAATCAGGGCAGACGGACGCCGGGCGTGGATGGCGTCACCTGGTCCACACCGAAGTCCAAAATCAACGCAGTGTCGTCACTCAAACGGCGCGGCTATCGGCCGCGTCCACTGAGACGGATATATATCCCGAAGGCCAACGGGACAAAAATGCGGCCCCTCGGAATTCCTTGTATGGTCGACAGGGCTCAGCAGGCGCTGTATCTGCTCGCTCTGGAGCCGGTCGCCGAAACTACGGCGGACCCGAACTCGTATGGGTTCCGGTCCGCCCGTTCCACGGCCGACGCAATCGAACAATGCTTCCGGGCATTGGCACAAGCCGATTCTGCAACGTGGATTCTTGAGGCCGATATCCGTAGCTGCTTTGACGAAATTTCACATGACTGGCTGGTCGCCCACATCCCCACGGACAAAGCGATTCTGCGAAGATGGTTGGAGGCTGGCTACCTTCTCAACCGTGTCTTTCACTCAACGCAGGCGGGTACACCGCAAGGGGGAATAATTTCGCCTACGTTGATGAACATGACTCTCGACGGGCTAGAAAAAATGCTACGTGCAAAGTATCGCAAAGGCAGTAACAATCCGTCGAAGGTCAACATCGTTCGTTATGCGGATGACTTTATCATTACCGGCGCAACGCGTGAAGTGCTGGCTGATGACGTTCGTCCGACGGTCGAGCTGTTTCTGGCGGAGCGCGGTTTATCACTTTCTTCAGAAAAGACCCGGATCACGCATATCGACGAAGGGTTCGATTTCCTCGGCATGAACGTGCGCAAATATAGCGGCAAGCTGCTGATCAAGCCTGCCAGAGCAAGCGTTCAGCGCTTCCTGCGCAAGCTGCGGGAAACCGTGAAGAACAGTGCGACGGTACGACATGATCAACTGATACGTGAACTCAATCCATTGCTTCGCGGATGGGCGAACTACTACCGGCATGTCGTGGCGAAGCACACCTTTGGCAGAGTCAGTCACGAAATCTGGCGATGTTTGTGGCGCTGGGCGAAGCGCCGGCATCCGAACAAGAGCTCGCGCTGGGTCCGGCAGAAGTACTTCCGGATAGTAGGACTCCAGCATTGGGTCTTTGGCACGGAGACTGGCAATACGCTCAGCACAGGAAAGCCGGAACTCCTGACGCTATATGACATCGCAGGCACGCCAATCCGGCGACACCGGAAAATCAAGGCGGCTGCAAACCCGTTCGATCTACAGTGGGAAGGCTATTTCGAAGAGCGACTGCGCTTCGCGATGCTGGACTCGCTCAAAGGTCGGGTGCAGCTGATCCGGTTGTGGCTTGATCAGGCTCGGTCGTGTCCGGTCTGTCAGCAGATGATCACGAAAACCAGTGGCTGGAGTCTCTGCCACGTGGTTCGTAAAATCGATGGCGGTAAGGACACGACGGGCAACCTGACGATGTTACATCCGGAATGTCACCGGGTCGCGCGTGCTCTCGGACTCTCAGTTGTAAAGCCGGCTCATGCACATGGGCTTTGA
- a CDS encoding efflux transporter outer membrane subunit — MSGRVMLLTFCALAACSVTPQSHTPLALGDAPLRHATVTQTAAIPDGAWPALFADPLLVSLIDAALANNYEIASANARIAQARALVMASDAYQTPTVGINPSLSRNRVSGTVDDALPKRMLRTWALPVDATYEVDLWGRLKGQADVAREDALAAQADAAAVRLRVSTEVASDYLTLRFVEQDSAELRQAIQLRQAALRLVQRRVKAGAASDLDALRAATEMNTANADLAESERERDNLVDALAVLTGRSVNDLTIGPGLAPIALPDIPVGLPSALLEQRPDIYAAQRRLDAASLQIGIARTAYLPTLTLTADGGFASRDLSSFLDRNSSVWGLAISAALTLIDGDRRRAVVESAQAGYMIADANSKALMLDALRQVQDALNDVAAQRLRIAAYEQAASTSAQAARLSRSRYEHGYVDYFEVVDSDREALSIQRELIHSRQAQAVATVTLVRTIGGGWTPISGARPGMEKAARSD, encoded by the coding sequence ATGAGCGGGCGTGTCATGCTGCTGACCTTTTGTGCGCTCGCGGCATGCAGCGTTACACCGCAATCGCACACGCCGCTTGCGTTAGGCGACGCGCCGCTTCGCCACGCTACCGTCACGCAAACGGCTGCAATCCCAGACGGCGCCTGGCCCGCACTGTTCGCCGACCCGCTGCTGGTCAGCCTGATCGATGCCGCGCTGGCGAACAACTACGAGATTGCATCGGCCAACGCGCGCATTGCCCAGGCTCGTGCGCTGGTCATGGCCAGCGACGCCTACCAGACGCCGACGGTCGGTATCAATCCATCGCTTTCGCGCAATCGTGTCTCCGGCACAGTGGACGATGCGTTACCGAAGCGGATGCTGCGAACGTGGGCGTTACCTGTCGATGCCACGTACGAGGTCGACCTGTGGGGGCGTCTCAAGGGACAAGCCGATGTGGCGCGCGAGGATGCGCTAGCAGCACAGGCGGATGCGGCCGCGGTGCGCTTGCGCGTTTCGACGGAAGTGGCGAGCGACTATCTGACCTTGCGCTTTGTCGAACAGGACAGTGCCGAGTTGCGGCAGGCCATCCAGCTCAGACAGGCCGCGTTGCGACTGGTGCAGCGCCGCGTTAAGGCAGGTGCGGCCAGCGACCTCGACGCGCTGCGCGCGGCGACCGAGATGAACACGGCAAACGCGGACCTTGCCGAGAGCGAGCGTGAACGTGACAATCTCGTCGATGCGCTCGCGGTGCTCACAGGGCGCTCCGTTAATGATCTGACGATCGGCCCCGGGCTTGCTCCGATCGCGTTGCCGGATATTCCGGTCGGTTTGCCGTCGGCGCTACTCGAGCAGCGTCCGGACATTTATGCCGCGCAACGTCGGCTGGACGCAGCGTCTTTGCAGATCGGCATCGCCCGGACCGCGTATTTGCCGACCCTTACACTCACGGCGGACGGCGGTTTTGCAAGCCGCGACCTGAGCTCGTTCCTGGACCGTAACAGCTCAGTGTGGGGCCTCGCCATTAGCGCGGCGTTGACGCTGATCGACGGTGACCGACGTCGTGCCGTGGTTGAGTCCGCGCAAGCGGGTTATATGATCGCGGACGCCAATTCCAAAGCGCTCATGCTTGACGCCCTGCGACAGGTACAAGATGCGCTGAACGATGTCGCGGCGCAGCGGCTGCGCATCGCCGCTTATGAGCAGGCGGCCTCGACGTCGGCGCAAGCAGCCCGGCTGTCGCGTAGCCGCTACGAACACGGTTATGTCGACTATTTTGAGGTGGTCGACTCCGACCGCGAGGCGCTGTCCATTCAACGTGAGTTGATCCACAGCCGCCAGGCGCAGGCGGTCGCGACTGTCACTTTGGTACGGACGATCGGCGGCGGATGGACGCCCATTAGCGGAGCACGTCCGGGAATGGAGAAAGCCGCGCGGAGCGATTAA
- a CDS encoding dienelactone hydrolase family protein codes for MSEILSITVPDGTFSAYVARPARQPAPAVVILQEIFGVNPDLRQTADELAALGFVGICPDLFWRQAPNVQLSDKTDWDKTGKLYEAYDVNQGVPDIVATVQAARTLPGATGKVGVVGFCLGGLMTFLTAARSNVDAAVCYYGGRTEQFLAEAPNVTAPLIMHFGTEDEYISRDAQKAIKDSVAGMPNVEIFTYQGSAHAFSRHNGTKYDAAAAALANGRTASFFKTHLGLA; via the coding sequence ATGAGCGAAATTCTTTCTATCACGGTTCCAGATGGCACATTTTCAGCGTACGTTGCGCGCCCTGCCCGGCAACCCGCACCGGCAGTCGTGATCCTGCAGGAAATATTTGGCGTCAATCCCGACTTGCGACAAACTGCTGACGAACTGGCCGCACTCGGCTTCGTCGGCATCTGTCCTGATCTGTTCTGGCGCCAGGCACCGAATGTCCAGCTATCGGACAAGACCGATTGGGACAAGACGGGCAAGCTCTACGAGGCCTACGATGTCAATCAAGGCGTTCCGGATATCGTCGCAACGGTGCAGGCAGCGCGAACGCTCCCAGGCGCAACAGGCAAGGTCGGTGTGGTCGGCTTTTGCCTTGGCGGCCTGATGACGTTCCTGACCGCTGCGCGATCCAACGTCGATGCGGCGGTTTGCTATTACGGTGGCAGAACCGAACAGTTCCTGGCCGAAGCGCCGAATGTGACCGCACCGCTCATCATGCATTTCGGTACCGAGGACGAATACATCTCCAGAGACGCCCAGAAAGCAATCAAGGACTCAGTCGCTGGAATGCCCAACGTAGAGATATTCACCTACCAAGGCAGCGCACACGCTTTTTCGCGGCACAACGGGACCAAATACGATGCGGCGGCAGCGGCGCTGGCCAACGGCCGCACCGCCAGCTTCTTCAAGACACATCTCGGCCTCGCATGA
- a CDS encoding IS5 family transposase (programmed frameshift), with translation MVRKMLRDDQYERVALQLPGKSGDRGRTAADNRDFVEAVLWIARTGSPWRDLPEEFGLWNSVYKRFSRWSRAGVWHTVFAELAADADFEEVFIDSTIVRAHQHAAGAPKKKGDQALGRSRGGLSTKIHALVDGLGMLAKFRLTGGQAGDSPEALPLLGDLKPDSVAADKAYDTDALIEHLHTFDVQAVIPSRANRLVQRPLDKHLYRSRNLVERFFARIKQFRRVATRYDKLSERFASFVALAAAFIWLV, from the exons ATGGTGCGGAAGATGTTGCGAGACGACCAATATGAGCGCGTTGCATTACAGCTACCGGGTAAATCCGGCGATCGAGGACGAACCGCTGCCGACAATCGGGATTTCGTCGAGGCGGTGCTGTGGATCGCCCGTACCGGTAGCCCGTGGCGCGATTTGCCTGAGGAGTTTGGCCTTTGGAACAGCGTGTACAAGCGCTTCAGTCGATGGTCACGTGCCGGGGTATGGCACACGGTATTTGCCGAGCTGGCCGCCGATGCAGATTTCGAGGAAGTCTTCATCGATAGCACCATTGTTCGCGCTCATCAGCACGCTGCTGGGGCTCCCAAAAA AAAAGGTGATCAGGCGCTGGGTCGCTCGCGAGGTGGACTCAGTACGAAAATTCATGCGCTGGTTGACGGCCTGGGCATGCTGGCGAAATTTCGTTTGACGGGTGGTCAGGCAGGTGACAGCCCTGAAGCTCTGCCATTGCTGGGCGATCTGAAGCCCGATAGTGTGGCGGCCGACAAGGCATATGACACGGATGCACTGATCGAACATCTGCACACGTTCGATGTTCAAGCGGTCATCCCGAGTCGCGCAAACCGGCTCGTGCAACGCCCTCTGGATAAGCATCTCTATCGGTCCCGTAACCTGGTCGAACGGTTCTTCGCGCGCATCAAGCAGTTTCGCCGCGTCGCCACGCGATACGACAAACTGTCTGAGCGATTTGCTTCGTTTGTCGCCTTGGCTGCAGCCTTCATATGGCTCGTCTAA
- a CDS encoding HlyD family secretion protein, translating to MLSARPKVIAILALVAFALLLAAVLAFAFVKGERSTDDAYVTGHLHTISSRVSGTVQEVLVDDNQFVRAGQVLVRLDTRDFDVQVALQRSRVEQARSEQDSARAQISQTEAAIAAATADARKGDLNFARARELTAETPRGLSQQDFDAADAARTTAHARVQQATAQLEAAQAGLLAARALESQSGANLRDASLQLTYTNIIAPTDGYVGKKTVETGQRLVPGQPLLTVVEADVWVVANFRETQLRHVKVGDSVDLHIDAMPDTPFHGHIDSFAPATGAQFALLPPDNATGNFTKVVQRVPVKIRFDSLNDPGYRIRPGLSVTATLASQEKLR from the coding sequence ATGTTGTCCGCGCGGCCAAAGGTGATCGCGATTCTCGCGCTAGTGGCGTTTGCGCTGCTGCTAGCCGCCGTTCTGGCCTTTGCATTTGTGAAGGGTGAGCGCAGTACAGACGACGCCTACGTGACCGGTCACCTGCACACCATTTCGTCCCGGGTGAGCGGTACGGTGCAAGAGGTGCTGGTCGACGACAACCAGTTTGTCCGTGCCGGTCAGGTGCTGGTGCGTCTGGATACACGTGATTTTGACGTGCAGGTCGCACTGCAGCGCTCCCGGGTGGAGCAGGCCAGATCGGAGCAGGACAGCGCGCGTGCGCAGATCAGTCAGACTGAAGCCGCAATTGCCGCCGCCACCGCCGACGCTCGCAAGGGCGACCTGAATTTTGCGCGTGCCCGCGAGCTGACTGCAGAAACACCGCGGGGCCTCTCGCAGCAGGATTTCGATGCCGCGGATGCCGCGCGTACAACAGCGCATGCGCGCGTGCAACAGGCCACCGCTCAGCTCGAAGCTGCTCAGGCAGGTTTGCTGGCGGCGCGGGCGCTGGAATCGCAGAGCGGTGCCAACCTGCGCGACGCATCGCTGCAATTGACATACACCAACATCATTGCGCCGACCGATGGATACGTGGGAAAAAAGACTGTCGAAACGGGCCAGCGCCTTGTGCCTGGCCAGCCGCTGTTGACGGTGGTCGAGGCAGACGTCTGGGTAGTGGCGAATTTCCGGGAGACGCAGTTGAGGCATGTCAAGGTGGGCGATTCGGTGGATCTGCACATCGACGCGATGCCCGACACGCCTTTCCATGGACACATCGACAGCTTCGCACCGGCCACCGGCGCGCAGTTTGCATTGTTGCCGCCGGACAATGCGACCGGCAACTTCACGAAGGTGGTCCAACGGGTGCCCGTGAAGATACGCTTTGACAGCCTGAACGACCCAGGCTATCGGATCAGACCTGGGTTGTCGGTCACGGCAACGCTCGCGTCACAAGAGAAGTTGCGATGA